In the Methanomicrobia archaeon genome, one interval contains:
- a CDS encoding tRNA uridine(34) 5-carboxymethylaminomethyl modification radical SAM/GNAT enzyme Elp3: MSIDAQVTAFELACREIAELMAAQGLQEAESINRLKKEISGKYRLTSLPRHSDVMKVSRDDVRAQLKRKQMRTASGVVPVAVMTSPYACPHGKCLMCPGGPTSEFESPQSYVGREPAACRAAQHGFDPYEQVRARLHQVEEIGHDFEKVELILMGGTLTARPEAYQQWFVNRCLAAMDAFGVEHGSAIRNTGITFETRPDYATAHELDRMLALGATKVELGVQQLSNTILARIQRGHSVEDSIAANRCARDSALKVGFHVMLGLPGTTVEADKAMFTRLFSEPEFKPDYLKIYPTLVVRGTPLYEQWRRGNYVPFREPETVEIIAFAKRIIPPWVRIQRIQRDIPAQFIEAGVKKSNLRQLVRERLRAEGYQCRCIRCREAGLARLEGRIATEQNISLVIERYDACRGTEHFISYEDGEADLLIALLRLRFPHEPHRAELKDAALVRELHVYSELVCLGKQKAGSWQHRGYGARLLRKAEELAADAGYRKIAVMSGLGVRAYYERFGYEREGPFMLKRLV; encoded by the coding sequence ATGAGTATAGACGCGCAGGTAACTGCCTTTGAGCTTGCCTGCAGGGAGATCGCGGAGCTGATGGCGGCGCAGGGGCTCCAGGAGGCAGAGAGTATCAACCGGCTCAAGAAGGAGATCAGCGGCAAATACCGCTTGACCAGCCTTCCACGGCATTCCGATGTGATGAAAGTGAGTCGTGATGACGTGCGGGCGCAGCTGAAGCGTAAGCAGATGCGAACCGCCTCAGGCGTGGTCCCCGTGGCCGTAATGACCTCGCCCTATGCCTGTCCGCATGGTAAGTGCCTCATGTGCCCGGGTGGGCCGACTTCGGAGTTCGAGTCACCGCAGAGCTATGTAGGTCGAGAGCCCGCAGCATGCCGTGCGGCACAGCACGGGTTTGACCCCTACGAGCAGGTACGAGCACGGCTCCATCAAGTCGAGGAGATCGGGCACGACTTCGAGAAGGTTGAGCTGATCCTGATGGGCGGGACGCTCACCGCACGACCCGAAGCATACCAGCAGTGGTTTGTAAACCGGTGTCTGGCGGCCATGGACGCGTTTGGTGTGGAACATGGCAGCGCGATCAGGAACACCGGTATAACGTTCGAGACGAGGCCCGATTATGCAACGGCGCACGAGCTAGATCGTATGCTCGCGCTGGGCGCGACGAAGGTCGAGCTGGGCGTGCAGCAGCTCTCAAATACGATTTTAGCGCGGATTCAGCGCGGACACTCGGTTGAAGATTCGATCGCCGCGAACCGTTGTGCACGTGATAGCGCCCTGAAGGTCGGCTTTCACGTGATGCTTGGCCTGCCCGGCACGACCGTTGAAGCGGATAAAGCGATGTTCACGCGGCTCTTCTCCGAGCCCGAGTTCAAGCCAGATTATCTCAAGATTTATCCCACGCTCGTAGTTCGAGGAACGCCGTTATACGAGCAGTGGCGCAGGGGCAACTATGTCCCATTCCGTGAGCCCGAAACCGTTGAGATTATCGCGTTTGCAAAGCGGATCATTCCGCCGTGGGTGCGGATACAGCGAATTCAGCGTGATATTCCCGCGCAGTTCATCGAGGCGGGCGTGAAGAAGAGCAATCTGCGACAACTGGTGCGTGAGCGACTGCGAGCGGAGGGCTATCAGTGCCGGTGCATTCGCTGTAGAGAGGCGGGGCTTGCTCGCTTAGAAGGTCGTATCGCTACCGAGCAGAATATCTCCCTGGTGATAGAGCGGTACGACGCGTGCAGAGGTACGGAACACTTCATCTCGTACGAGGATGGTGAGGCCGACCTTTTAATCGCGCTTTTACGGTTACGATTCCCGCACGAACCGCATCGAGCGGAGCTGAAGGATGCTGCTCTCGTGCGAGAACTTCACGTGTACAGTGAACTGGTGTGTTTGGGAAAACAGAAGGCGGGGAGCTGGCAACATCGCGGGTACGGCGCTCGCCTGTTACGAAAAGCCGAAGAGCTTGCGGCTGACGCGGGGTACCGGAAGATAGCCGTGATGAGCGGGCTCGGTGTCCGGGCATACTATGAGCGGTTCGGCTACGAACGCGAGGGGCCGTTTATGCTGAAACGCCTCGTCTGA
- a CDS encoding glycerophosphodiester phosphodiesterase: protein MRIIAHRGARAEEPENTIRAIKRAAECGADLVELDLRQSKDHELVVIHDATLERTTNGSGLVAAHTLRQLQRLDAGKGEHIPALSEVLSLGHHRGIGLVLELKEPGIAEAVVHDVVSGGMTQSVIIASFFHPALLTVKAHAPQVKTGIILSALPVFPLQVARDAGAEIIFQRYPRLTREYVDAAAMQGIEIYAWVINTREDCKCAEALGVAGIATDNPCHFTRRCGKRKEMN, encoded by the coding sequence ATGAGAATCATAGCGCATCGTGGCGCACGTGCCGAAGAGCCGGAGAACACGATCCGTGCAATCAAACGGGCTGCCGAATGCGGTGCGGATCTGGTGGAGCTCGATCTCAGACAGAGCAAGGATCACGAGCTGGTGGTTATTCACGATGCCACACTGGAGCGAACGACCAACGGCTCTGGCCTCGTTGCGGCCCATACACTGCGGCAGCTTCAGAGACTGGACGCGGGCAAAGGTGAGCATATTCCCGCGTTATCCGAGGTCCTTTCTCTCGGCCATCACCGGGGAATCGGCTTGGTGCTCGAATTAAAAGAGCCGGGTATCGCGGAAGCCGTTGTGCATGACGTGGTTTCAGGCGGTATGACGCAAAGCGTTATCATCGCCTCGTTCTTCCATCCCGCGCTCCTCACCGTGAAAGCGCATGCACCGCAGGTGAAAACGGGGATCATCCTCTCTGCGCTGCCCGTTTTCCCCCTGCAGGTGGCGCGGGATGCCGGGGCTGAGATCATCTTCCAGCGGTATCCACGCCTGACCCGTGAGTATGTGGATGCGGCGGCGATGCAGGGCATTGAGATCTATGCCTGGGTGATCAACACGCGCGAAGACTGTAAGTGTGCCGAGGCTCTCGGTGTCGCAGGCATTGCGACTGATAATCCCTGCCACTTCACCAGGCGGTGCGGCAAGCGAAAAGAAATGAACTGA
- the ychF gene encoding redox-regulated ATPase YchF yields the protein MMITIAIAGKPNSGKSTFFKAATLADVEIASYPFTTIKPNTGIAYVKVDCPCQDPAIQQELGGKSCDKCIDGIRFVPVELLDVAGLVRGAHEGRGLGNEFLDELRQAAAIIHVVDAAGGTDADGNVVDLGSHDPREDLVFFKTELTLWVFGIIKRNWRKIERKAELEGLKIERLLAEQLTGVGVSEEQVKAALMEPTSPDRANFRSWSDDDLHTLAAAVIRRSKKMVIAANKADVAPHENLEHLKEVSAASEGERVIPCSAAAELALRTAAKNQLITYVPGDADFEITSELTDKQRKGLEKIRAFLHDHGGTGIQAIINYAVFDLLDYVVAYPVEDEHKFCDSSGRILPDAFLLKRGSTARDLAFAVHSEIGESCLYGVDARTKLRLGEKHELVNRDIIKIVSTR from the coding sequence CTGATGATCACGATAGCAATTGCGGGAAAGCCGAACTCGGGCAAATCGACCTTCTTCAAAGCGGCCACGCTCGCAGACGTTGAGATCGCCTCGTATCCATTCACCACCATCAAGCCGAATACCGGGATCGCGTACGTGAAGGTGGACTGCCCGTGTCAGGATCCAGCGATTCAGCAGGAGCTTGGCGGTAAATCGTGCGATAAGTGCATTGATGGTATCCGCTTCGTGCCGGTGGAGCTGCTCGATGTCGCGGGTCTGGTCAGAGGTGCGCATGAGGGCCGCGGATTGGGCAACGAGTTCCTTGATGAGCTCCGACAGGCAGCAGCGATCATTCACGTGGTCGACGCCGCTGGGGGGACAGATGCGGATGGCAATGTAGTAGATCTTGGGAGCCACGATCCCCGCGAAGATCTCGTGTTCTTCAAAACCGAGCTGACCCTGTGGGTCTTCGGGATAATCAAGCGCAACTGGCGTAAGATAGAGCGGAAAGCGGAATTAGAGGGCCTGAAGATCGAGCGACTGCTGGCTGAGCAACTGACCGGTGTCGGCGTCTCTGAGGAGCAGGTGAAGGCCGCGCTCATGGAGCCTACGAGCCCAGACCGCGCGAATTTCAGGTCCTGGAGCGACGATGACCTCCACACACTGGCAGCCGCAGTGATCAGGCGGAGCAAGAAGATGGTCATTGCGGCGAACAAAGCTGATGTCGCGCCTCACGAGAACCTCGAGCACCTGAAAGAGGTGTCTGCGGCGAGCGAGGGCGAACGGGTCATTCCCTGCTCTGCGGCCGCAGAACTCGCGTTACGAACCGCAGCAAAGAACCAGCTCATCACGTACGTGCCCGGCGATGCGGATTTCGAGATCACGAGCGAGCTCACGGATAAGCAACGCAAGGGGCTGGAAAAGATACGCGCGTTCTTGCATGACCACGGTGGTACCGGCATTCAGGCGATCATCAATTACGCGGTCTTCGATCTGCTGGACTACGTCGTCGCCTATCCGGTGGAGGACGAGCACAAGTTCTGCGACTCCAGTGGGCGAATCCTGCCTGACGCGTTCCTGCTCAAACGCGGGAGTACCGCACGCGATCTGGCCTTCGCCGTGCATTCTGAGATCGGCGAGAGCTGCCTTTATGGCGTTGATGCGCGCACCAAACTCCGGCTTGGTGAGAAGCACGAATTGGTGAACCGGGATATTATTAAGATCGTCTCTACAAGGTAA
- a CDS encoding triphosphoribosyl-dephospho-CoA synthase — MNEDDVARSAQLALLLEVSAYPKPGNVDRTHDFTDTSYEHFLASSVALYPVFRDAAVRGSRRGTGLGSLVKRGVEESRAWQHGGNTHFGALLLLIPLTMAAGACRRYDPHELQRTAAEKMRRTTMEDAIDVYQAFPKARVKVRTAVPEFDLTSDAAIDEIRAKEYTLYQIFSISAAYDMISRELVGGFERTFKSAALLSELARAERINEAITHTYLHLLAAEVDTFITLKFGTERSSYVQKRAKEIVDNGCKHEELEAFDNELVRARLNPGSTADLIAAALFLCILGGLRF; from the coding sequence ATGAATGAGGACGACGTTGCACGAAGCGCGCAATTGGCGCTGCTCCTTGAAGTGTCTGCGTATCCGAAGCCCGGGAACGTAGATCGTACACATGATTTCACCGATACGAGCTACGAGCATTTCCTCGCCTCCTCTGTTGCGCTTTATCCGGTCTTCAGAGATGCCGCGGTGCGGGGTAGCCGCAGGGGCACGGGCCTGGGAAGCCTGGTGAAACGTGGCGTCGAAGAGAGTCGTGCATGGCAACATGGTGGGAACACGCATTTCGGCGCTTTACTCCTGCTCATCCCGTTGACCATGGCTGCCGGCGCGTGCAGGCGCTACGACCCCCACGAGCTGCAACGAACAGCGGCGGAAAAAATGCGCCGCACCACCATGGAAGACGCAATCGATGTGTACCAGGCATTCCCGAAGGCCAGGGTCAAAGTGCGCACAGCCGTGCCCGAATTCGATCTTACCAGCGATGCGGCGATCGACGAGATACGAGCAAAAGAGTACACGCTCTACCAGATATTCAGTATCTCCGCAGCTTACGATATGATCTCACGCGAATTGGTGGGTGGATTTGAACGGACATTTAAGAGTGCCGCACTCCTGAGCGAGCTGGCGCGAGCAGAGCGCATCAATGAGGCGATAACGCATACGTATCTCCACTTGCTCGCGGCAGAGGTGGACACGTTTATCACCCTGAAATTCGGCACTGAGCGGAGCAGCTACGTGCAGAAGAGAGCGAAAGAGATTGTGGATAACGGCTGCAAACATGAAGAGCTAGAGGCTTTCGATAACGAGCTTGTACGTGCGAGGCTCAATCCCGGCTCGACAGCAGACCTCATTGCCGCCGCGCTATTCCTCTGTATCCTTGGCGGGCTCAGATTCTGA
- a CDS encoding deoxyuridine 5'-triphosphate nucleotidohydrolase, with amino-acid sequence MPKERSKLANGAVLTGEQIRARLQLKPPLVENLIDTDTQTQPNGVDLTVRRIERLTSAGCVDFSNAERTLSKTEPLGFVDDQVFLRPGAYKIIYNEIVHLPKDVMAFGAPRTSLIRCGATLATGFWDAGYEGRSESLLVVHNEQGFAVVRNARLLQLIFVKLADVPDNGYCGIYQSENIDQ; translated from the coding sequence ATGCCGAAAGAGCGCTCAAAGCTCGCGAATGGCGCCGTGCTTACAGGAGAGCAGATACGAGCGCGGCTACAGCTCAAACCACCCTTGGTCGAGAACCTGATTGATACGGACACGCAGACACAGCCAAATGGTGTGGATTTGACGGTGCGGCGGATAGAGCGCCTCACGAGTGCGGGTTGCGTGGATTTCAGTAACGCAGAACGGACACTCTCGAAGACTGAGCCGCTCGGGTTTGTCGATGATCAGGTCTTCCTGCGGCCTGGCGCTTATAAGATCATATACAACGAGATCGTTCATCTCCCGAAGGACGTGATGGCGTTTGGCGCTCCGCGAACAAGTCTCATCCGCTGTGGCGCTACTCTGGCAACGGGGTTCTGGGACGCGGGCTACGAGGGGCGGAGCGAGTCACTGCTGGTGGTTCACAACGAGCAGGGCTTTGCGGTGGTGCGGAATGCGCGTCTTCTCCAGCTCATCTTTGTCAAACTCGCCGATGTTCCTGACAATGGGTATTGCGGGATCTACCAGTCAGAGAACATCGATCAGTGA
- a CDS encoding methyltransferase domain-containing protein, with amino-acid sequence MKKRELEIILERVEDIEQPEVESEQYATPAPVAAELLFFAFSHGDIADRVVYDLGCGNGILGIGAKLLGARAVIGIDRDGKALGTARKNSAMFGVEVDFRQCEIHEIKVAGDTVVMNPPFGAQRKNRHADRAFLEKALVVAPVVYSIHNAGSEAFIRRLLPATTTIDRFPVAFPLKRRFAFHQKDRKVIPVDIYRIARPGE; translated from the coding sequence ATGAAGAAACGTGAGCTGGAGATCATCCTGGAACGCGTCGAGGATATTGAGCAGCCGGAGGTCGAGAGCGAGCAGTACGCGACACCCGCGCCCGTTGCTGCTGAACTGCTCTTCTTCGCCTTCAGTCACGGCGATATCGCCGACCGGGTCGTCTACGATCTCGGCTGCGGCAACGGCATCCTGGGCATCGGTGCTAAGCTCCTCGGTGCTCGTGCGGTCATCGGCATAGACCGTGATGGAAAAGCGCTTGGGACCGCGCGAAAGAATAGTGCGATGTTCGGGGTGGAGGTGGACTTCAGGCAGTGCGAGATCCATGAAATTAAAGTGGCGGGAGATACGGTGGTGATGAATCCGCCCTTCGGCGCACAGCGGAAGAACCGGCATGCGGATCGCGCATTCCTGGAGAAAGCGCTTGTGGTCGCGCCTGTTGTTTATTCGATCCATAACGCAGGCAGTGAGGCGTTCATCAGACGTCTGCTCCCTGCAACCACCACCATTGACCGGTTCCCGGTCGCATTCCCACTCAAACGGCGGTTCGCCTTCCACCAGAAGGATCGGAAGGTTATTCCGGTAGACATCTATCGGATCGCACGACCGGGCGAATAG
- a CDS encoding sodium-translocating pyrophosphatase: MNLLWLAPFAGLVSLAFAAYFAFYTLKQDSGSKQMNAISGAIQEGASAYLNREYRTIAIVAVIIAVILVLALGNAFDGGYLDSGRVAFGFLVGAAGSAAAGYIGMSVSTRGNTRVAQAAFSGVRSALDIAFKGGAVTGLSVVGLALLGTSLFYIAFGGGSHAVDLVVGYGFGASLISLFARIGGGIYTKAADVGADLVGKVEAGIPEDDPRNAGVIADNVGDNVGDCAGMGADLFETYVVTSLAAMLIGGLMVNAGNVSSIFPGVASALTVIEYPLILGAVAIFASIIAVFAVRMGREEKIMRTLYKGVFTAAILSVMLFFPVTLLLFGSNAAAYSLFGASVIGILIMAFMVVAIEYYTQDHAPVRSIADASKTGAGTNLITGLAVGMISLGWPLIIICGGILVAYLMPFIVTGSMTAGLYGISITAVAMLSATGIVVALDSYGPITDNAGGIAEMADLPASVRETTDKLDAVGNTTKAVTKGYAIASAAIAALALFSDYLHKVNLPPESFSLFNPLVLIGLLIGGLLPFIFSAVMMRAVGKGAFKVVEEVRRQFKEIPGIWDGTAKPEYGKCVDIVTAAALREMIVPGMIAVVVPVAVGLILGAIALGGLLIGVIISGLMLALMMANGGAAWDNAKKMIEDGYLGGKGSDAHKAAVVGDTVGDPFKDTAGPAINPLIKAMNMVAILFSSLFLATGVLPL; the protein is encoded by the coding sequence ATGAATTTGTTATGGTTGGCTCCCTTCGCGGGACTGGTGAGTTTGGCATTCGCGGCGTACTTCGCCTTCTACACACTGAAGCAGGACTCGGGCAGTAAGCAGATGAACGCGATCTCAGGCGCGATACAGGAGGGCGCGTCCGCGTACCTGAACCGTGAGTACCGAACGATCGCGATCGTTGCGGTCATTATCGCGGTCATTTTAGTGCTTGCACTCGGTAACGCGTTTGACGGCGGGTATCTGGATTCCGGCAGGGTTGCGTTCGGATTCCTGGTGGGTGCAGCGGGTTCTGCGGCTGCGGGCTATATCGGCATGTCCGTCTCGACCCGCGGCAATACGCGCGTTGCGCAGGCCGCATTCTCGGGCGTTCGGAGTGCGCTCGATATCGCGTTCAAGGGCGGTGCGGTTACCGGGCTCTCGGTCGTCGGGCTCGCGTTACTGGGCACGAGCCTGTTCTACATCGCCTTCGGCGGTGGCTCGCACGCGGTCGACCTGGTCGTGGGCTACGGCTTCGGCGCGTCCCTGATCTCGTTGTTCGCACGGATCGGTGGCGGTATCTACACGAAAGCGGCCGACGTTGGTGCAGACCTAGTGGGCAAGGTGGAAGCGGGCATTCCGGAAGACGACCCGCGTAACGCCGGCGTTATCGCGGACAACGTGGGCGACAACGTGGGCGACTGCGCAGGCATGGGCGCGGACCTCTTCGAGACGTACGTGGTAACGTCGCTGGCGGCAATGCTCATCGGCGGCTTGATGGTCAATGCGGGCAATGTCTCGAGCATCTTCCCGGGTGTGGCGAGCGCGTTAACGGTGATCGAGTATCCGTTAATTCTGGGCGCAGTCGCGATCTTCGCCTCGATCATCGCGGTCTTCGCGGTCCGAATGGGCAGGGAGGAGAAGATTATGCGCACGCTGTATAAGGGCGTATTCACCGCCGCGATACTCAGTGTCATGCTCTTCTTCCCGGTCACTCTACTTCTTTTCGGGTCTAATGCAGCAGCGTACTCGCTCTTCGGTGCCTCGGTCATCGGGATCCTTATCATGGCGTTCATGGTCGTGGCGATCGAGTATTATACGCAGGATCATGCGCCCGTACGATCAATAGCAGACGCGAGCAAAACGGGCGCGGGCACCAATCTCATTACAGGGCTTGCGGTGGGCATGATCTCGCTGGGCTGGCCCTTGATCATCATCTGTGGCGGTATTCTGGTCGCGTATCTCATGCCGTTCATAGTGACGGGCTCGATGACCGCAGGTCTCTACGGGATCTCGATTACCGCGGTTGCCATGCTCTCGGCGACCGGGATCGTGGTCGCGCTCGATTCTTATGGGCCGATCACGGACAATGCCGGCGGCATCGCGGAGATGGCAGACCTGCCGGCCAGCGTGAGGGAGACGACCGACAAGCTCGATGCGGTGGGTAACACGACGAAGGCGGTGACGAAGGGCTATGCGATTGCGTCCGCGGCAATTGCGGCATTAGCATTGTTCTCGGATTACCTGCACAAGGTGAACTTACCGCCGGAGAGTTTCAGCCTCTTCAATCCGCTCGTGCTCATCGGGCTGCTGATCGGCGGGCTGTTACCCTTTATCTTCAGTGCGGTGATGATGCGTGCCGTGGGCAAGGGCGCGTTCAAGGTCGTCGAAGAGGTAAGGCGGCAGTTCAAGGAGATCCCGGGCATCTGGGACGGCACGGCGAAGCCGGAATACGGCAAATGCGTGGATATCGTTACCGCTGCCGCGTTACGGGAGATGATCGTGCCCGGTATGATCGCGGTGGTCGTGCCGGTGGCGGTGGGGCTCATCCTGGGTGCGATCGCGCTCGGCGGGCTCTTGATCGGTGTGATCATCTCGGGCTTGATGCTCGCGTTGATGATGGCGAACGGTGGTGCTGCCTGGGACAATGCGAAGAAGATGATCGAGGACGGCTATCTCGGCGGTAAGGGTAGCGATGCGCACAAGGCCGCAGTCGTTGGCGATACGGTCGGCGATCCCTTCAAGGATACCGCGGGGCCGGCGATCAATCCGCTGATCAAGGCGATGAACATGGTCGCAATCCTGTTCTCCTCGCTGTTCCTTGCTACTGGTGTGCTGCCACTGTGA
- a CDS encoding radical SAM protein, translating to MQYLYGPVASWRLGRSLGVDILSTADKTCSFECLYCELGRTVNKTTERKVFVPTDVIERELHALAPFVEETTDVITFAGMGEPALGANLSEVVAAIRRHTRKPIAILTNAALITDPEVRNDLKKLDIVVAKLDAPDQAIFDAVNRPVSAEIKLDEIIAGLTEFRREYRGRLCLQLMFIAENRASSAALTRIAVEIQADVVQLNTPLRPCGVAPLSAEEMQQIEKQFDQLKAGIEVVSVYKKLKPEVRVINKGALIRRRGAED from the coding sequence ATGCAGTACCTCTACGGGCCCGTAGCCTCGTGGCGGCTCGGCAGGTCGCTGGGCGTGGATATTCTGAGCACTGCGGATAAGACCTGCTCGTTCGAGTGCCTCTACTGCGAACTCGGTCGAACGGTCAACAAGACAACTGAGCGGAAGGTGTTCGTACCCACGGACGTGATCGAACGAGAGCTTCACGCGCTTGCACCGTTCGTTGAGGAGACTACCGACGTGATCACCTTCGCGGGCATGGGCGAGCCGGCTCTGGGCGCGAATCTCAGTGAGGTAGTTGCGGCTATTCGCAGACATACGCGGAAGCCGATCGCGATCCTCACGAACGCCGCTTTGATCACCGATCCCGAAGTACGTAATGATTTGAAGAAGCTGGACATCGTTGTTGCCAAATTGGATGCGCCCGACCAGGCGATCTTCGACGCGGTGAACAGGCCGGTGAGCGCAGAAATCAAGCTCGACGAAATCATAGCGGGGCTCACAGAGTTCAGACGCGAGTACCGTGGTAGGCTCTGTCTGCAGCTGATGTTCATAGCGGAGAACAGAGCTTCAAGCGCGGCGCTCACCCGAATTGCCGTGGAGATACAAGCCGACGTGGTGCAGCTGAACACGCCGTTACGACCGTGCGGCGTAGCACCGCTGTCGGCCGAGGAGATGCAACAGATCGAAAAGCAGTTTGATCAGTTAAAAGCAGGAATCGAGGTAGTATCGGTCTACAAGAAGCTGAAGCCAGAAGTACGGGTGATTAACAAGGGGGCATTGATCAGGAGGCGGGGTGCAGAAGATTAG
- a CDS encoding MBL fold metallo-hydrolase — protein sequence MVRVRIVIDNEAQPGFKSDWGFSCLIETGNQNLLFDTGYSGDILAFNLQQFHVQRETIDTIVLSHEHSDHVGGLNAVLHPGVTVFMPRSFSRRFKHAVAQVAEVVDVTLPRAIVPDVYTTGELGAGQKEQSLVLETPKGMVVVTGCAHPGLEAIIAAAATFGKLYSVIGGFHSFNQLELLREFDLIVPCHCTAHKREILARYPEKTKRCGSGMVLELG from the coding sequence ATCGTGCGAGTGCGTATTGTCATTGACAACGAGGCTCAACCGGGTTTTAAAAGCGATTGGGGCTTCTCATGCTTGATTGAGACCGGTAATCAGAACCTTCTCTTCGATACCGGCTATTCAGGCGACATTTTGGCCTTCAATCTCCAGCAATTTCACGTGCAGCGCGAGACAATCGATACGATCGTGCTCTCGCACGAGCACAGCGACCATGTCGGCGGGCTCAACGCGGTGTTGCATCCCGGTGTGACGGTATTCATGCCCCGCTCGTTCTCCCGGCGCTTCAAGCATGCAGTTGCACAGGTAGCTGAGGTGGTTGACGTCACGCTACCCCGAGCAATTGTTCCTGACGTGTACACGACGGGTGAGCTCGGTGCAGGGCAGAAGGAGCAGTCACTGGTGCTCGAAACGCCAAAGGGCATGGTCGTGGTTACGGGTTGTGCGCATCCTGGTTTAGAGGCAATCATCGCGGCTGCTGCTACTTTTGGTAAGCTCTACAGCGTCATCGGCGGGTTTCACAGCTTTAATCAGCTGGAGCTCTTACGCGAGTTTGACCTGATCGTACCCTGCCACTGTACCGCACACAAGCGCGAAATTCTGGCGCGGTACCCAGAGAAGACCAAACGGTGTGGATCAGGCATGGTGCTGGAGCTGGGCTGA
- a CDS encoding transcriptional regulator: MEEPPGPFCQSCGMPLQKQSDFGTNVDGSPNYEYCTYCFQNGAFTDPTLSMEEMIEKVAGLMITMHIMPEDQAKALTTTFIPTLKRWRR; this comes from the coding sequence ATGGAAGAACCACCGGGCCCTTTCTGTCAGAGTTGCGGCATGCCGTTGCAAAAACAGAGCGACTTCGGCACGAACGTCGACGGCTCACCAAACTACGAATACTGCACCTATTGCTTCCAGAACGGTGCATTCACCGACCCTACTCTGAGTATGGAAGAGATGATCGAGAAAGTCGCGGGACTGATGATCACCATGCATATCATGCCTGAGGACCAGGCGAAAGCGCTGACCACTACCTTCATTCCGACACTTAAACGCTGGCGGCGATAA
- a CDS encoding gamma carbonic anhydrase family protein encodes MRIRGFEGHYPNLAEPVYIDPLATVIGNVELGDHVSVWPNAVIRGDPYEIHIGAWSNIQDSCIVHGDAGHATHIGKYCVVGHGAIVHGCTVEDGCIVGMGSIILTGVIVGAGSIIGAGALLPPRKIYPPGSMILGSPGRVVRSLTVDEIADIREDAASYWAKAQGHVNELKEHHVHTTNPHG; translated from the coding sequence GTGAGGATTCGTGGCTTCGAGGGCCACTATCCGAACTTAGCGGAGCCCGTATATATTGACCCGCTGGCCACGGTAATCGGTAACGTGGAGCTGGGCGATCATGTGAGTGTCTGGCCGAATGCCGTGATTCGGGGCGATCCCTATGAGATTCATATCGGCGCATGGTCGAACATCCAGGACAGCTGTATCGTGCACGGTGATGCCGGCCATGCAACGCATATCGGCAAATATTGCGTGGTGGGGCACGGTGCGATCGTGCATGGCTGTACAGTCGAGGACGGCTGTATCGTTGGTATGGGCTCCATTATCCTCACCGGGGTCATCGTGGGTGCTGGCAGCATCATTGGTGCCGGCGCTCTGCTGCCTCCGCGAAAGATTTATCCGCCGGGGAGTATGATTCTCGGGAGCCCCGGTCGTGTCGTGCGCAGTCTCACCGTTGACGAGATCGCGGACATACGGGAAGATGCCGCGTCCTACTGGGCGAAGGCGCAGGGGCACGTGAACGAGCTGAAAGAGCATCATGTTCACACCACGAATCCCCACGGGTGA
- a CDS encoding DUF59 domain-containing protein — protein MAEALTEENARAAIAPVKHPAIDRTLVELGIAKDVKVDGNKVTITLALPFAGVPVPIRQMLMNSLREPLEQRGAEVAFEVVIMDPEALQRFLKLEQEGWKGL, from the coding sequence ATGGCTGAAGCACTAACGGAAGAGAATGCTCGCGCTGCGATCGCACCGGTCAAACATCCTGCAATCGATCGAACGCTGGTCGAGCTCGGTATTGCGAAGGACGTGAAGGTCGACGGGAACAAGGTCACGATCACGCTGGCGCTGCCGTTCGCTGGCGTGCCTGTGCCGATCAGGCAGATGCTCATGAACTCGTTACGGGAGCCCCTGGAGCAGCGGGGTGCCGAGGTCGCCTTTGAGGTCGTCATTATGGATCCGGAAGCACTTCAGCGGTTCCTGAAGCTGGAGCAGGAAGGCTGGAAAGGGCTATAA